AGGAGAGCTGCCGATGAAGAACAGGTCTCCGCTTCGTAAACGTTTTTTACTTGCACTTATTATCTATACAGCCGCCATTCTTTTTTTATGGCTTGGCTGTTATAGTACAGTCTACCGCGCCTCCCTCCGGATTGCCGGTGAAAATACATTATTGGCAGCAGAAAATCTTACGGATCAGATGAGTGCAGAATTTACTCAAATGAAAACAATTTCATCCGCCATCTCCGGTTCCTCTTATGTGCAGGAATTTTTGGAGGAGCGTGATGTAACCAAATATTATGAAAAGGCGGAGATCGTATCCGAAATTATACAGAAGGCTGCATTTCCCATCACATCAACAGACAGTGTGATTGTCATCAATGCACAGGGGGATTTCTACCGGTTTTCGGGAGATTTAAGTAATGCTTCCTGTGAAGAATTATACAAAGCATTTCAAGGTGCAGGGGCAGTTTACACCGTAGTGGAAGCTGACAATACGATGTTCTTCTGCTACAACGCCCCTGTCTTTGAAACATCGGGACAACTGCCCTCTCGTATTGGAAATGTCGTCATGCTCACCAGACTTGAAAAGACCCGTAGAATGCTCAGTCACGACCATCCAGGTATCGACATGGCAGTAATATTAGACGGAAAAGTGATTCTGTCCAGCAATCCGGCGCTGGAGGGAGAGGAGGCAGACGAGCTTTCCAGCCGGTATAGTGCGGTTTCAAGTTCCGCTGTTGCCGGAGCACCATTGACCGTAGCGGCTGCCATTCAGGGAACGGCACTGTTCCCCGAAAGTGGTGTACTTCTTGCGTTGTTTTTGACCGTGCTATGTCTGCTGCTTGCTGTAATTGCAGTATTATACCGTTATCTGTCCAGCTACCTTGTTCTTCCCATGGCGAATATTATTTCTCATGTCCGAAAGATTGGAGGAGGAGTGCAGGAGCGGCTGCCAGAAACTGGAATTAAGGATTTTGATACGCTTGTATCCGATATAAACAATATGCTTGACCGGACGGACCGTTATAACACGGAGATGATATCTGGTCAGCAGAAGCTGTTTGATGCCGAATTACTAAAACAGAAAATGCGCATGAACCTTCTTACATCCCAGATGGATGCGCATTTTGTTGTCAATACCTTGAATAATATCAAACGTCTTTCCAATATTAACGAAAATGATAAGGCGGCAGAAATGGCTGAGGGGCTTGCTGTCATTTTAGGTCATAAGCATACAGGAGATGACCTTGTCAATGTGTTTGCGGATTTTGAAGTGCTTAGAAAATATATCAGTATTATGAATATCAAGTTTGAAAATAAATTTTCCGTAGAATATGACCTTGATTATGATCTGGAGGCTTGTCTGATGCCAGGCATGATTTTACAGCCTATCGTGGAGAATGCCTTGCACCATGGACTTCAAGGTAAGGAACAGGATGCACGGCTGGTGATAAAAGGAACCATACAAGAGAATGGTATCTACTTTGAATTTTCCGATAATGGGGCTGGAATACCGCCCGCAAAGTTAAAAACCATCAGGGAAAGTCTTTCAGAAACGGAAATGAATGATTTTCCGCCTCCGGGACTAAGGGGGGTAGCTCTTTCCAATATACAAAGGAGGATACGTCTGCGATTCGGTGGAATGTATTCTGTCACTATTCAAAGTGATTGGGGGAAGGGCACAACCGTAACGGTATCACTTCCACTGATACACGATAAGTAATAACATCTATATTCTCTCACTGAGACGGCTCACGCTGTCTCTTTTTGTTTTGTCTAGATTCTCCATAAAAATGTTACTATGCTCTATACCCAAAGAAAACCATGAAAGTTAAAATAAATGTATGTGCGTTTCACAGATAGCAACATTTTTTATTGTTGCTTACAATCAATGAGAAAGGATAGAGAGGTATTCATGTTATCCAGATTATCAACATTAATTGTGTTTGTAACAGAACTGGGAGTGTTTCCCGTCTATTTGCTTTACCTTGGCATGGCTAAGATATTGCCGGAAATTTTAGTTGTCAGGGGGATTCATGCATGGTGGCATAATCTGCTGATTATTATGGTGTGGATTGGTATTTACATCGCCGCGCTGATTGGTATGCGAGCTTACACCAGACAGCAGGTGGATTTGCTGATTCAGAGAGCATGGCATAATCATGAGATGAAAATTTTTACAGGTCCTCTTAAGTGGGGTTCTATGGTAAGTGTTCTTGGTATTGTGCTGGTGCCTTATCTAAAGCTGCCGTCATGGTGTTTCTTTATTACAGGCGGAATTGGAGCAGCAGTTATTGTATATGACATAGGAAAAGCAAAAGCGAGAGCAGTATTTATCGTGCTCCAGCAGATTTATCTTTCTTTATTGACTGCGGTATATTTTATCCTGTTCGCCCCGGCAATTTATACGCTTGCGCTTATTACATTTGCATTGATGATATTTGGAATCGGGGCAAAAGATATTTTTTCCCCTCAAATTGTCGTTACAAAATATTTTGATGCAGATGGAAGGTTTTTGCGTTCGGAAAAGGAAAGCTGAGGAGGATAAGAATGGATGTAAGAGAGTATCCACAGATGGATAATATGGAAGAAACTGTTATAAAGCGGAAAGCATACGGAAACCTTTTGACAGTTATTCCGGGAGTAGTGCTTTGTATCGTCACGGCAGCTTTTGTGTTTCTCATGGCAATAGGCAGTAATATGCTTCTTCCGGAGGAGGAACGCAATGCCATACAGGAAAAACTGCATATGTATGAAATAACAGGATGGCTTTTGGAGAATACAGATTTGAAGAAAGGCGATAAATAAGGAATGCTTTCATACATAAGTATTTTAGGGTTGAAATTACGATATTCTTCAGGATGGAAAGTTATTAATGGAGGAAGAAGGAATGAAAAAGAGGATCAGTATTTTGGTACTATCAGCACTTATATTAGCACTTACTGCTTGCGGAAGAAAGGATATTTCAGATACTGCAGATAATGTTTTTAAACAGCTGGTAGAAAACGTTGTCAAAAAAGATGATGGTGCCAGTCAGAATAGTATCGAAATTTATGATTTAACGGAGGAACAACAAAAACTGGTTGGAATATGGGAGTCGCCGGAAGGGTGCATTCTTGCTGTTCGTGCCAGTCGGGTACCGGATTGGGAAACTGGATTTCCTTTAGACATCATTTATTTATATCCCTATATCAGCACCGAGGCCGAAGAAGTGGACGATTTGGGTTGGATAAAGTTTACCACGGAGTACGAGGGTTGTTCCATAGAAGTGACAGATGAGAACATAATTGTTCTTAATGAAACGTTTTGTCCTCAGCAAGCAGACCCTACTCAGGATATTTCGTGTGAATATCGCTTGGAGCTTGATTTGGCTACGGACGAATTGCTTTTACACTATCATAAGGATGAATGGATAGATGGTAATCAGATTATGCATGAATTCAACATGACCAGAACGGATAGAGATATAGAAGAGGCTAATTGGGACTGGTATTATGGGATACACCCCGAAAGGGATGTTCGAAAGTAAGAGGAATGCAAGGAATATAAATATACAAAAATAAAAGTAGGAGAATTAATGTACAGATCCCAATAGGTGTTGCTATGAATATTTCTGGAGCGACTTTCCCTGATTATTTTATAAATTACAAGAGTGCTACTATTCACGACAATATTCAGGGAGAGAATGCAGCCGCTTTTCAAGTAGCTTATGGTGAGGGAACATTGTATTTTAATGATGTCATACCAATGCAATAAAATTGGGTGCCGCAGAACAATAATTACGAATCAGGAGGATTATAAGTATGAAACAGAGGTTTTTGCCATTTTTATTAGCAGGGAGTATGGCTTTATTTATCACCGCTTGCGGTGAAGGCAGTATCTCATCACAGGAACAATCGCAGGAGACCGCCGTCAACATGAGTCAGGAGGCAGAGGGTGACGAAGATATACAAAGTCAAGCGTTGGAGGACGATGATAGTCAGGTGTTGAGTGACAAGGAAAAAGAAATCATTAAAGATACACTGCTGTCACTATGGCAATCGCAAAGCATGTATTCGCTGGAGGATTTTGAAAAATTTCCCGCTGACGAGCAATGCTTTGTGCCTGCAACGGATAATTATTACGCAGGCTATTCCTATATGCAGTCATTATATTATGAAAGTGAAAAAAGAGTGACTTCTTATAATGAAGAAGGAGATTGCGTTCAGATACTAACGGCTACAAAGTATCGGAATAAGGAGCAATTTTTAGAAAACACACAATATATAGAAAAGGAGAAAATTGTCTCAGATTCTGCTGATTTTAAACCCGGAACTTATTATATTTTAGAAGCCGACAACATTGTTTATCACAGTGAGTCTGAGGACTATTTTGAGCGCTATGAAAAAACAGCGCAGGATATTTATTATTATCTGATGAACATTACAGATTTTGACCAAAGCACAAATACAGCCGCTTATAAAGAAAAAGAAAAAGTGGAGGCAGGCGCTGAGTGGGGTGTCAACTTCTGGTCAAAAATTACCCAAAAGGAATTTAGCGAAGTAAGTGTTCTGCTGGAGAACGATCTGGCCGAATATGAACAATCAGAATAAAAATAGTAAATGGAGGAAATATACATGAACAAAAAGCTTTTCACAATATTAATGGCAGGAGTAATGGCTTTCTCCCTTGCAGCCTGCGGTAAGAATGAGGTTCAAAGCAGTGATCCGCAAGTTGCAGAAGAAACCGGAGCATACACATCAGATCAAACTGCAGATATGAAAGAGGAAGCCGACGAGGAAATCGAAATTACCGAAGCACAGGATTTTGCCGCTTTGCTCGCACCCTTCTATGGTACCTATCGATTTGATGGAAACGATAACCAAGCAAAAGATCCCAATGAAATCGTCATTGATGAAAACGGCGTTTCCTATGGCGGAGAGAGCCTGTCTATTCTACGGGTAACCATGGATAACTATGTGAAATTCAATGACAGTGATGTCATGTTCATTATGAACAGCGATAGTATATCCGCAAATTTTCTACATCCCGAGGATCAGTCAGTACTGGAGGACTATCCGGTTGTAATAAGGTCTGCTCAAGGAGTTTCTCCAAGCAATTCTGATGCCAATCCTGCAACAGAAGCACCTGCAAATAAATATGTGGGTACATATGGCGGGAGAAGTGGAAACATGATAATCACTAAAAATACCATAGAATTTACCGCAGATGGCAAAAGTTATACAACGTCGTATTCTGAAAGCGAAATCAAGGACAACAACGGAATCGGCGAACTTGCGTTCACGGTTGACGGCAGCGAGATCGTACTGTACTTTGGTCGTTCGGACGGAGCGGTTGATACAATCGAAGTTTATATCGACAACAAGCCTTACGCCTTTGAGCGAAGTAAAGAAGGTGATTCCACAGAACCAACAGAGGCAAAATCTTCGGCACTGGAGGGGAATTACACGCACCCGGGCCATGCCACCCTAAGCGTCACAGCAGACGGTTCGTTTACCTATACGGTAAATTCAAATTCTAATGAAGCCACCGTCACCGGCAAATTACCGGATGAAATAACATCAGGAATGACTGTGCAGGCTGGTGAATACACTTTGCAAATGTTTTTCCCGGAGGACTATTCTGTAATTTCAATCAGTGGGAAAGGTGTGGCTAGCGCCGATTTGTCCCGCGATTAATTCGCATAATACAACTGTAAAATAAATGGGAGAAAGACGGTTTGTCAGGAGGAGGCATTTCGTAGAAACACAAAAAATGAGGTGAATGGACTATGAAATATGCAAAACGAAAAAAATGGAAACTGCTGATCGTATTCGCCCTGCTCATCAGTATGTTAAGCGGCTGCACGGAGAAGATGCCGGTTTCTGAACAGCCCCCTTCCGAAACAGCCGGGGAACAAAATGCAGCCAAGCCGTCGGCAGAGGAAGGCCCCGCAGCCTTCCTTTGGCCGGAGGGCTTAATCCGTGTGGAAGCGGATGATTTGTATTTCACGCCGGAGAGCGACGATTATGCTTATTATGTGACCAGCGATGATGGCAAAATTAATACAGGATGCATGAATTTATCCGCCATGCTGTATGAGTTTGATGCAAGCGGAAATATCAGCAGGATCACGGAGCGTATTCCTGTGAAAGACGGGGCTGTTGATGAAAAAGGAAATTCCATTGAATTTCAATATCCAAGCTATACAAAAGAGCAGCATTTCCTGGAAGCGGAAAATATAGACAGGCAATATTTTATCAGCGACAAGGAACGTCTGTTCAACTACGATATTATGGGCTACAAATATGCGCTGTTTTCTAAGCCGGAGATCGCAGAGGTTTCCTTTGAATCCACCTATGCACTGACGGATTTTGAGCTGCTCAAGTATTACACACCGGAATCAGAGGATTATTACATACAGGAGTGGCTGCTTCGTTCCCCGGAAAGCATTGAAACCCCGATCCATGCCATTGTGGTGGAGTTTGCTTCGGACGGCTCTACCCTTCAAAGAACGGTTTTGGTCAAGATTCCAAAGGAAAACAAAGAGGAATACGAAGCTGCAAAAAGAAATGGTTTTGAATTGCTGGACGAAGAAAACTGGATATTCATCAGTAAGGGTAACGGTTTCACCTATCAAGATGAGGAAAACTGCCTCAAGCAGACAAAGCAGGAGCTTACAAGAAAATTTATGAACAGCAGCTACGGTCATGCGGGTGATTATGCCCACTCTATGGCGGTGGATGGTCGTGCGCTGGCATTCTCCAAACCATCTTTTACGCAGGAACAGCTTGATTTGTATAACCAGTCTATCAAAACCGGCGTGTGGGAGAACGCTCTTGTTTTTGAAAATCACTATGCAGATAAAATGACATATACCTATGGAGATGACGGCAAACAAACGAAGCGTATTCAATGGGTGGTTGCCTTTGAGGAAGGGAAAGCCTGCTCCGCCTATACCGTATATGAATGTTACCCGAACATTGCGTTTACCTATGCTCTGGGGCTTCCGGCGAATAAGCGGGTTTATGAGGACAGAAGCCTTGTTTACTGCCAAAGAACGGATTTTGCATACCTGACCTTTGCCGGAATGAGCAAGGAGGAGGTATACAGCCAGCTTCAGGCAGAAGGCGAATCATGGGGAATGCCACTCATTTTGGCAGAGGCGGGAGGCATTCCGGTAACGGAAAAGGTGTTTACCAAGCAGAATAATTATATCGCGCTGCCCCTTCCTGATTTGACAGATGAACAGCTTGCTGAAAAGGAAGCGGCACAGAATCCATCTTTTGGAGATGTGGAGAAGGACGGAATTTATGCTTCGGGAATCGAAAGGCTTCCGGGCGATGATCTGTACTTTACCCCGGTTACGGAGGATTGGGAGATTGAATACTATCCCGTGGATAAGGCGGAGGTCGTTCTTTACTGCTATGATGAAGCAGGAAAGCTGGTAGATACTTTGCGCAGATATGATGCCGGTGGGGAAATTGGAATCAACTCCGGTGAAACCGAGGTGTTCTCTAAAGAAGCTTTCACGGTAAATACCTATGTCAATGTGGATTATGTCTATTATTTCCACAACAAAAGCTATAACAACGAAACTGGGCCGTCTGCCAAGGAAATGGCTCAGGAATGGGCTGCTCAGGATGAGCGCAATACCCATTTCTTTTCAAGGTCAAAAT
The nucleotide sequence above comes from Variimorphobacter saccharofermentans. Encoded proteins:
- a CDS encoding sensor histidine kinase — protein: MKNRSPLRKRFLLALIIYTAAILFLWLGCYSTVYRASLRIAGENTLLAAENLTDQMSAEFTQMKTISSAISGSSYVQEFLEERDVTKYYEKAEIVSEIIQKAAFPITSTDSVIVINAQGDFYRFSGDLSNASCEELYKAFQGAGAVYTVVEADNTMFFCYNAPVFETSGQLPSRIGNVVMLTRLEKTRRMLSHDHPGIDMAVILDGKVILSSNPALEGEEADELSSRYSAVSSSAVAGAPLTVAAAIQGTALFPESGVLLALFLTVLCLLLAVIAVLYRYLSSYLVLPMANIISHVRKIGGGVQERLPETGIKDFDTLVSDINNMLDRTDRYNTEMISGQQKLFDAELLKQKMRMNLLTSQMDAHFVVNTLNNIKRLSNINENDKAAEMAEGLAVILGHKHTGDDLVNVFADFEVLRKYISIMNIKFENKFSVEYDLDYDLEACLMPGMILQPIVENALHHGLQGKEQDARLVIKGTIQENGIYFEFSDNGAGIPPAKLKTIRESLSETEMNDFPPPGLRGVALSNIQRRIRLRFGGMYSVTIQSDWGKGTTVTVSLPLIHDK
- a CDS encoding LptM family lipoprotein, which translates into the protein MKKRISILVLSALILALTACGRKDISDTADNVFKQLVENVVKKDDGASQNSIEIYDLTEEQQKLVGIWESPEGCILAVRASRVPDWETGFPLDIIYLYPYISTEAEEVDDLGWIKFTTEYEGCSIEVTDENIIVLNETFCPQQADPTQDISCEYRLELDLATDELLLHYHKDEWIDGNQIMHEFNMTRTDRDIEEANWDWYYGIHPERDVRK
- a CDS encoding YgdI/YgdR family lipoprotein; amino-acid sequence: MNKKLFTILMAGVMAFSLAACGKNEVQSSDPQVAEETGAYTSDQTADMKEEADEEIEITEAQDFAALLAPFYGTYRFDGNDNQAKDPNEIVIDENGVSYGGESLSILRVTMDNYVKFNDSDVMFIMNSDSISANFLHPEDQSVLEDYPVVIRSAQGVSPSNSDANPATEAPANKYVGTYGGRSGNMIITKNTIEFTADGKSYTTSYSESEIKDNNGIGELAFTVDGSEIVLYFGRSDGAVDTIEVYIDNKPYAFERSKEGDSTEPTEAKSSALEGNYTHPGHATLSVTADGSFTYTVNSNSNEATVTGKLPDEITSGMTVQAGEYTLQMFFPEDYSVISISGKGVASADLSRD